The Mercurialis annua linkage group LG8, ddMerAnnu1.2, whole genome shotgun sequence genome window below encodes:
- the LOC126660270 gene encoding sporulation-specific protein 15-like isoform X1 produces MFRLHSKQKSQKFGERFDFKFFNFHALQVPKGWDKLYVSIVSAETGKTVTKSGKSSVRNGSCQWTETLSESISISQRDTSKPTGDCLFKLVVSMGSARTSILGEANLNLASYRDSKTAVPVSLPLKKCIHGTILQLKIQCLTPKEKIREEQWEKTSSCAEDLNVGDDDVESKSDISDSSLTQSAGSFSSNHLDSPFDAGELLSRDNSLSASGSRYSFDPLEGSLGRDTYSPQNNLNSITNNQVGRQDSTGSQNSSHGSYSFNDSCRSNHSSLNSKARSSFQIQRDESNQESRSVASSPFRNAGSSKDLLEAAESKIEELRAEARMWEQNARKLMNDLEKLRKDLSDQSKRQSNLEMEISQSQRECSDLKHEIEQLKILLEESTAKQKSAENIEFQAKEMGNLQKELEDEVRFEKESNANLALQLDKTQESNIELVSILQELEDTIEKQKMEIANLYKMQSSDNNVVTYGNGFEDKKNEEGSRVVGNSPAFFEQKDDRNTELELREFQESQKKLEFTIQLLETSLQEKIHELEAVQVLKSQDLMDCEAQWKDKLSAKEEEIINLESKLSDSLNSGDSLNGGRNNLIEEAEVLRQKIEELEKDCSELTDENLELVLKLKQSEQDLSKSSASSNSFSNEHAENGSLSISESEISKLKYQICNPEEELNKKDVLIEQISTDHLQVQCLDLEKNCAGLEIQLQAFKDKTSYLDNELCKYHARAEEKGIMITDLQQQLESYQMKETKTNCHLSDDLTEIKTSESDDAVEMSKTLSELHEQIQSCLANLTKQQFILYAPVTTDCFFDKTTDCYYDSSNKRLSNPADSCGQKEQAVAILNSFIRLKDLFEAKVTTCNGELKQNGEIGATAANVNEIQDKFEDQENTFNAPSLGQEGQQMEFKSEITDELKSDTLLRAKEVEALRCCQKDLETQISSLQNEKRKLQEKIEVMLEKSTMSSICMDDSQKETMVLNSNMILLTDLGASQNDELVTNSSIDSHVFSSEIPARKSELECGKSEIELHLAELVKENVQLSERICGLEAQLRYLTDEKESSRLELQNSESSAFSLQQDVKRLKSGLEAEKGNRKQKLQEMQDLWLEAQAECEYLKIANLKLRNVSESLIDECSVLQKSVIELRKQKTELHEHCRILEAELRESRKSLDDMFQEVEALDGKYILTLEEIASKEKALCLELDMLLQDNEQYKKILIKEESLLNQMYLEKATEVDNLHKEIRHLTEYISANQDEKERTALAAVLEASQLRADKAISEASLQNFQGKLKLSESNLSTLQMESETKLFGLQNELVASKQNQEILMADHEKLLELLEDVKFNEEKHKSVVRGLELKLKASAYERLQLEEEISCLRVQLQKTALLENEILALKKSINEVQFENQRLEVSLHMLSGDYEEMKAEKVQLLQMISEMEIAVSELEHCKRNKISLEEKLLRLEGDLTAREAVGAQEAELKNELAWAKRANNELRNKIRHLQEENRMEAIEDSQKSCGTRRHICPESSAISSSSSGELKLSKVDVKCDCAPGRLQVIDTESSSKIQLLETKLAEASEANNMYKAQLKSFLLKGCIDHSGSLNNETDKNEVVKESEGSASMLAKELTDLRERYFHMSIKCAEVETEREQLMLKLRSVSNGNS; encoded by the exons atgtTTAGGTTGCACAGTAAGCAAAAGTCTCAAAAATTTGGAGAAAGATTTGACTTCAAATTCTTCAATTTTCATGCTCTTCAG GTACCTAAAGGATGGGACAAGCTGTATGTGTCAATAGTTTCAGCAGAAACAGGAAAAACAGTAACTAAATCAGGAAAGTCGTCAGTAAGGAATGGAAGTTGCCAATGGACAGAGACTTTATCGGAGTCGATCTCGATTTCGCAACGGGATACTTCGAAACCGACTGGAGATTGCCTCTTTAAGCTTGTTGTTTCCATG GGATCTGCTAGAACTAGCATTCTTGGAGAGGCCAATCTTAATTTGGCAAGCTACAGGGATTCAAAAACTGCTGTTCCTGTTTCATTGCCTCTCAAAAAATGTATCCATGGGACTATCTTACAA CttaaaattcaatgtctaaCTCCAAAAGAAAAAATCAG GGAGGAGCAGTGGGAAAAGACGTCTTCATGTGCAGAGGATTTGAATGTTGGCGATGATGATGTGGAAAGCAAATCAGACATTTCTGATAGTTCATTGACCCAGAGTGCCGGGTCTTTTTCCAGTAACCACTTGGATAGTCCGTTTGATGCAGGAGAACTACTTAGTAGG GATAATAGTTTGTCAGCATCAGGTTCACGTTATAGCTTTGACCCGCTGGAAGGTTCCTTGGGCAGGGATACTTATTCCCCACAAAATAACTTAAACAGCATCACAAACAATCAAGTTGGAAGACAGGATTCAACTGGCTCCCAAAACAGCTCTCATGGCTCTTATTCTTTTAATGATTCTTGTAGATCAAATCACTCATCTCTTAACTCAAAGGCACGCAGCAGCTTTCAGATTCAAAGAGATGAAAGTAATCAGGAATCTCGGTCTGTTGCCTCGTCACCCTTTAGGAATGCCGGTTCGTCTAAGGACCTTCTAGAAGCTGCAGAATCTAAAATTGAAGAACTACGAGCAGAAGCTAGAATGTGGGAACAAAATGCTCGAAAATTAATGAATGATCTCGAAAAATTGCGGAAGGACTTATCAGACCAGTCAAAGCGTCAGTCAAATCTTGAAATGGAGATTTCACAATCACAGAGAGAATGTAGTGACTTGAAACATGAAATTGAACAATTGAAGATCTTGTTGGAGGAATCAACAGCAAAGCAAAAATCTGCTGAGAATATAGAGTTTCAAGCAAAAGAGATGGGGAATCTTCAGAAAGAATTGGAAGATGAAGTAAGGTTTGAGAAAGAGTCCAATGCTAACTTGGCTTTACAGCTAGACAAAACCCAAGAGTCAAATATTGAACTTGTTTCAATACTTCAAGAACTAGAGGACACTatagaaaaacagaaaatggaAATTGCTAATTTATATAAGATGCAATCCAGTGATAATAATGTAGTAACATATGGCAATGGATTTGAAGATAAGAAAAATGAGGAAGGCAGTAGAGTAGTGGGGAATTCACCTGCATTTTTCGAACAAAAGGATGACAGGAATACAGAGCTGGAGTTGCGGGAGTTTCAGGAATCTCAAAAGAAGTTAGAATTCACCATCCAGCTGTTGGAAACATCTCTGCAGGAAAAGATCCATGAGTTAGAAGCTGTTCAAGTTTTGAAGAGTCAAGATCTGATGGACTGTGAAGCTCAATGGAAAGATAAATTATCTGCAAAAGAGGAAGAAATCATCAATTTGGAATCAAAGCTATCTGATTCTCTCAATTCTGGTGATAGTTTAAATGGAGGCCGCAACAATTTGATTGAAGAAGCTGAAGTTTTGAGACAGAAGATAGAGGAGCTTGAGAAGGACTGCAGTGAGCTTACAGATGAAAATCTAGAACTTGTACTCAAGCTAAAGCAATCAGAACAAGATCTATCGAAATCCAGTGCCTCTTCTAATTCATTTTCGAATGAACATGCAGAGAATGGTTCTCTTTCTATCTCTGAATCTGAAATAAGCAAATTGAAATACCAAATATGCAATCCTGAAGAGGAACTCAACAAGAAAGACGTGCTTATTGAACAAATATCCACTGATCACTTGCAGGTACAATGTTTAGATCTTGAGAAGAACTGTGCTGGCCTGGAGATTCAGTTACAGGCTTTCAAGGATAAAACAAGTTATCTGGACAATGAACTCTGTAAATATCATGCCAGAGCAGAAGAGAAGGGAATTATGATCACTGACCTGCAACAACAGTTAGAATCTTACCAGATGAAGGAAACTAAGACTAATTGTCATCTATCTGACGATCTTACTGAAATTAAAACTTCCGAATCAGATGATGCTGTTGAAATGTCCAAAACACTGTCCGAGTTACATGAACAGATTCAATCCTGTCTAGCCAATTTAACAAAGCAACAATTTATTTTGTACGCACCTGTAACAACAGACTGTTTTTTTGACAAGACAACAGACTGTTACTATGATTCTAGCAACAAACGTCTTTCAAATCCTGCAGATTCTTGTGGTCAAAAAGAACAAGCAGTGGCTATTTTAAACAGCTTTATCCGGCTAAAAGATCTGTTTGAAGCAAAAGTTACCACATGCAATGGTGAACTGAAGCAGAACGGGGAAATCGGAGCAACAGCCGCAAATGTTAATGAGATTCAGGACAAATTCGAGGATCAGGAGAACACTTTTAATGCTCCAAGTCTGGGACAGGAAGGTCAGCAAATGGAATTTAAATCGGAAATAACAGATGAACTTAAATCTGATACTTTGTTGAGGGCGAAGGAGGTGGAAGCTCTAAGATGTTGTCAGAAGGActtggaaactcaaatttctaGTCTTCAAAATGAGAAAAGGAAATTGCAGGAAAAGATTGAAGTTATGCTGGAAAAAAGTACGATGTCATCAATTTGTATGGATGATTCGCAAAAAGAAACTATGGTGCTCAATAGTAATATGATATTATTGACTGACTTGGGTGCTTCACAAAATGATGAATTGGTGACTAATAGTAGCATAGATTCCCATGTTTTTTCCAGTGAGATTCCTGCGAGGAAGTCAGAGCTAGAATGTGGTAAAAGTGAAATAGAACTTCACCTGGCTGAACTAGTAAAAGAAAATGTACAGTTATCAGAACGAATATGCGGCTTGGAAGCACAATTAAGATACTTGACTGATGAGAAGGAGTCAAGCCGCTTGGAATTACAGAATTCAGAATCAAGTGCTTTCAGTCTCCAGCAAGACGTAAAAAGATTGAAGAGTGGATTGGAAGCAGAAAAGGGCAATAGGAAGCAGAAGTTGCAGGAAATGCAAGACCTATGGTTAGAAGCTCAAGCAGAGTGTGAATATCTGAAAATAGCGAATTTGAAATTGCGAAATGTATCTGAAAGTCTTATTGATGAATGTAGTGTTCTTCAAAAGTCAGTTATAGAGCTAAGAAAGCAAAAAACGGAATTACATGAGCATTGTAGAATCTTGGAAGCTGAACTGAGGGAATCCCGGAAAAGCTTGGATGATATGTTCCAGGAAGTTGAAGCTCTTGACGGAAAATATATTTTGACGTTGGAAGAAATTGCTTCAAAAGAGAAAGCCCTTTGTTTAGAACTAGATATGCTTTTGCAAGATAAcgaacaatataaaaaaatactcaTCAAGGAGGAGAGCCTGCTGAATCAGATGTACTTGGAGAAGGCAACTGAGGTGGATAATCTACACAAAGAGATTAGACACCTTACTGAATATATATCTGCAAATCAAGATGAGAAGGAAAGGACAGCTTTGGCAGCTGTACTTGAAGCATCTCAATTACGTGCAGATAAAGCTATTAGTGAAGCTTCACTGCAAAATTTCCAAGGAAAACTTAAATTATCTGAGAGTAATCTCAGTACCCTCCAGATGGAATCAGAAACGAAGCTGTTTGGACTTCAGAATGAGCTCGTAgcttcgaaacaaaaccaggaaATTCTGATGGCTGACCATGAAAAGCTATTAGAATTGTTGGAAGACGTGAAATTCAATGAAGAAAAACATAAAAGTGTTGTTAGGGGGCTTGAGTTGAAACTCAAAGCTTCTGCTTATGAGAGGCTACAATTAGAGGAAGAAATTTCTTGCCTTAGAGTTCAACTGCAGAAAACGGCATTgcttgaaaatgaaattttggcTCTTAAGAAATCCATCAATGAGGTTCAATTTGAAAATCAGAGACTTGAAGTTTCACTGCATATGCTATCCGGGGATTATGAAGAGATGAAGGCTGAGAAGGTGCAACTTTTGCAGATGATTTCGGAAATGGAGATAGCTGTTTCTGAATTAGAGCACTGTAAACGTAATAAGATTTCCCTTGAGGAAAAGCTTTTACGGCTGGAAGGAGATTTAACTGCAAGAGAGGCAGTTGGTGCTCAAGAGGCTGAGCTGAAAAATGAGCTGGCATGGGCTAAGAGAGCAAACAATGAACTACGCAATAAGATAAGACACCTTCAAGAAGAGAACCGGATGGAAGCAATAGAGGATTCACAAAAGTCCTGTGGCACTAGACGACATATTTGTCCAGAATCGAGTGCCATTAGTAGTTCCTCTTCTGGTGAATTGAAGCTCTCAAAG GTTGATGTCAAATGTGATTGTGCCCCCGGAAGGTTGCAAGTTATAGACACTGAATCTTCATCAAAAATACAGCTGCTCGAAACTAAACTAGCAGAGGCCTCAGAAGCAAACAACATGTACAAAGCGCAGCTAAAGAG TTTTTTGTTGAAGGGATGCATAGATCATTCAGGTTCTCTCAACAATGAGACAGATAAAAACGAAGTAGTAAAAGAGTCGGAGGGCAGTGCATCAATGCTTGCGAAAGAGTTAACTGATTTGCGGGAACGATACTTCCACATGAGTATTAAATGTGCAGAGGTTGAAACGGAACGTGAACAGCTAATGTTGAAACTCAGAAGTGTAAGTAATGGTAACAGCTGA
- the LOC126660270 gene encoding uncharacterized protein LOC126660270 isoform X2 yields the protein MDNSLSASGSRYSFDPLEGSLGRDTYSPQNNLNSITNNQVGRQDSTGSQNSSHGSYSFNDSCRSNHSSLNSKARSSFQIQRDESNQESRSVASSPFRNAGSSKDLLEAAESKIEELRAEARMWEQNARKLMNDLEKLRKDLSDQSKRQSNLEMEISQSQRECSDLKHEIEQLKILLEESTAKQKSAENIEFQAKEMGNLQKELEDEVRFEKESNANLALQLDKTQESNIELVSILQELEDTIEKQKMEIANLYKMQSSDNNVVTYGNGFEDKKNEEGSRVVGNSPAFFEQKDDRNTELELREFQESQKKLEFTIQLLETSLQEKIHELEAVQVLKSQDLMDCEAQWKDKLSAKEEEIINLESKLSDSLNSGDSLNGGRNNLIEEAEVLRQKIEELEKDCSELTDENLELVLKLKQSEQDLSKSSASSNSFSNEHAENGSLSISESEISKLKYQICNPEEELNKKDVLIEQISTDHLQVQCLDLEKNCAGLEIQLQAFKDKTSYLDNELCKYHARAEEKGIMITDLQQQLESYQMKETKTNCHLSDDLTEIKTSESDDAVEMSKTLSELHEQIQSCLANLTKQQFILYAPVTTDCFFDKTTDCYYDSSNKRLSNPADSCGQKEQAVAILNSFIRLKDLFEAKVTTCNGELKQNGEIGATAANVNEIQDKFEDQENTFNAPSLGQEGQQMEFKSEITDELKSDTLLRAKEVEALRCCQKDLETQISSLQNEKRKLQEKIEVMLEKSTMSSICMDDSQKETMVLNSNMILLTDLGASQNDELVTNSSIDSHVFSSEIPARKSELECGKSEIELHLAELVKENVQLSERICGLEAQLRYLTDEKESSRLELQNSESSAFSLQQDVKRLKSGLEAEKGNRKQKLQEMQDLWLEAQAECEYLKIANLKLRNVSESLIDECSVLQKSVIELRKQKTELHEHCRILEAELRESRKSLDDMFQEVEALDGKYILTLEEIASKEKALCLELDMLLQDNEQYKKILIKEESLLNQMYLEKATEVDNLHKEIRHLTEYISANQDEKERTALAAVLEASQLRADKAISEASLQNFQGKLKLSESNLSTLQMESETKLFGLQNELVASKQNQEILMADHEKLLELLEDVKFNEEKHKSVVRGLELKLKASAYERLQLEEEISCLRVQLQKTALLENEILALKKSINEVQFENQRLEVSLHMLSGDYEEMKAEKVQLLQMISEMEIAVSELEHCKRNKISLEEKLLRLEGDLTAREAVGAQEAELKNELAWAKRANNELRNKIRHLQEENRMEAIEDSQKSCGTRRHICPESSAISSSSSGELKLSKVDVKCDCAPGRLQVIDTESSSKIQLLETKLAEASEANNMYKAQLKSFLLKGCIDHSGSLNNETDKNEVVKESEGSASMLAKELTDLRERYFHMSIKCAEVETEREQLMLKLRSVSNGNS from the exons ATG GATAATAGTTTGTCAGCATCAGGTTCACGTTATAGCTTTGACCCGCTGGAAGGTTCCTTGGGCAGGGATACTTATTCCCCACAAAATAACTTAAACAGCATCACAAACAATCAAGTTGGAAGACAGGATTCAACTGGCTCCCAAAACAGCTCTCATGGCTCTTATTCTTTTAATGATTCTTGTAGATCAAATCACTCATCTCTTAACTCAAAGGCACGCAGCAGCTTTCAGATTCAAAGAGATGAAAGTAATCAGGAATCTCGGTCTGTTGCCTCGTCACCCTTTAGGAATGCCGGTTCGTCTAAGGACCTTCTAGAAGCTGCAGAATCTAAAATTGAAGAACTACGAGCAGAAGCTAGAATGTGGGAACAAAATGCTCGAAAATTAATGAATGATCTCGAAAAATTGCGGAAGGACTTATCAGACCAGTCAAAGCGTCAGTCAAATCTTGAAATGGAGATTTCACAATCACAGAGAGAATGTAGTGACTTGAAACATGAAATTGAACAATTGAAGATCTTGTTGGAGGAATCAACAGCAAAGCAAAAATCTGCTGAGAATATAGAGTTTCAAGCAAAAGAGATGGGGAATCTTCAGAAAGAATTGGAAGATGAAGTAAGGTTTGAGAAAGAGTCCAATGCTAACTTGGCTTTACAGCTAGACAAAACCCAAGAGTCAAATATTGAACTTGTTTCAATACTTCAAGAACTAGAGGACACTatagaaaaacagaaaatggaAATTGCTAATTTATATAAGATGCAATCCAGTGATAATAATGTAGTAACATATGGCAATGGATTTGAAGATAAGAAAAATGAGGAAGGCAGTAGAGTAGTGGGGAATTCACCTGCATTTTTCGAACAAAAGGATGACAGGAATACAGAGCTGGAGTTGCGGGAGTTTCAGGAATCTCAAAAGAAGTTAGAATTCACCATCCAGCTGTTGGAAACATCTCTGCAGGAAAAGATCCATGAGTTAGAAGCTGTTCAAGTTTTGAAGAGTCAAGATCTGATGGACTGTGAAGCTCAATGGAAAGATAAATTATCTGCAAAAGAGGAAGAAATCATCAATTTGGAATCAAAGCTATCTGATTCTCTCAATTCTGGTGATAGTTTAAATGGAGGCCGCAACAATTTGATTGAAGAAGCTGAAGTTTTGAGACAGAAGATAGAGGAGCTTGAGAAGGACTGCAGTGAGCTTACAGATGAAAATCTAGAACTTGTACTCAAGCTAAAGCAATCAGAACAAGATCTATCGAAATCCAGTGCCTCTTCTAATTCATTTTCGAATGAACATGCAGAGAATGGTTCTCTTTCTATCTCTGAATCTGAAATAAGCAAATTGAAATACCAAATATGCAATCCTGAAGAGGAACTCAACAAGAAAGACGTGCTTATTGAACAAATATCCACTGATCACTTGCAGGTACAATGTTTAGATCTTGAGAAGAACTGTGCTGGCCTGGAGATTCAGTTACAGGCTTTCAAGGATAAAACAAGTTATCTGGACAATGAACTCTGTAAATATCATGCCAGAGCAGAAGAGAAGGGAATTATGATCACTGACCTGCAACAACAGTTAGAATCTTACCAGATGAAGGAAACTAAGACTAATTGTCATCTATCTGACGATCTTACTGAAATTAAAACTTCCGAATCAGATGATGCTGTTGAAATGTCCAAAACACTGTCCGAGTTACATGAACAGATTCAATCCTGTCTAGCCAATTTAACAAAGCAACAATTTATTTTGTACGCACCTGTAACAACAGACTGTTTTTTTGACAAGACAACAGACTGTTACTATGATTCTAGCAACAAACGTCTTTCAAATCCTGCAGATTCTTGTGGTCAAAAAGAACAAGCAGTGGCTATTTTAAACAGCTTTATCCGGCTAAAAGATCTGTTTGAAGCAAAAGTTACCACATGCAATGGTGAACTGAAGCAGAACGGGGAAATCGGAGCAACAGCCGCAAATGTTAATGAGATTCAGGACAAATTCGAGGATCAGGAGAACACTTTTAATGCTCCAAGTCTGGGACAGGAAGGTCAGCAAATGGAATTTAAATCGGAAATAACAGATGAACTTAAATCTGATACTTTGTTGAGGGCGAAGGAGGTGGAAGCTCTAAGATGTTGTCAGAAGGActtggaaactcaaatttctaGTCTTCAAAATGAGAAAAGGAAATTGCAGGAAAAGATTGAAGTTATGCTGGAAAAAAGTACGATGTCATCAATTTGTATGGATGATTCGCAAAAAGAAACTATGGTGCTCAATAGTAATATGATATTATTGACTGACTTGGGTGCTTCACAAAATGATGAATTGGTGACTAATAGTAGCATAGATTCCCATGTTTTTTCCAGTGAGATTCCTGCGAGGAAGTCAGAGCTAGAATGTGGTAAAAGTGAAATAGAACTTCACCTGGCTGAACTAGTAAAAGAAAATGTACAGTTATCAGAACGAATATGCGGCTTGGAAGCACAATTAAGATACTTGACTGATGAGAAGGAGTCAAGCCGCTTGGAATTACAGAATTCAGAATCAAGTGCTTTCAGTCTCCAGCAAGACGTAAAAAGATTGAAGAGTGGATTGGAAGCAGAAAAGGGCAATAGGAAGCAGAAGTTGCAGGAAATGCAAGACCTATGGTTAGAAGCTCAAGCAGAGTGTGAATATCTGAAAATAGCGAATTTGAAATTGCGAAATGTATCTGAAAGTCTTATTGATGAATGTAGTGTTCTTCAAAAGTCAGTTATAGAGCTAAGAAAGCAAAAAACGGAATTACATGAGCATTGTAGAATCTTGGAAGCTGAACTGAGGGAATCCCGGAAAAGCTTGGATGATATGTTCCAGGAAGTTGAAGCTCTTGACGGAAAATATATTTTGACGTTGGAAGAAATTGCTTCAAAAGAGAAAGCCCTTTGTTTAGAACTAGATATGCTTTTGCAAGATAAcgaacaatataaaaaaatactcaTCAAGGAGGAGAGCCTGCTGAATCAGATGTACTTGGAGAAGGCAACTGAGGTGGATAATCTACACAAAGAGATTAGACACCTTACTGAATATATATCTGCAAATCAAGATGAGAAGGAAAGGACAGCTTTGGCAGCTGTACTTGAAGCATCTCAATTACGTGCAGATAAAGCTATTAGTGAAGCTTCACTGCAAAATTTCCAAGGAAAACTTAAATTATCTGAGAGTAATCTCAGTACCCTCCAGATGGAATCAGAAACGAAGCTGTTTGGACTTCAGAATGAGCTCGTAgcttcgaaacaaaaccaggaaATTCTGATGGCTGACCATGAAAAGCTATTAGAATTGTTGGAAGACGTGAAATTCAATGAAGAAAAACATAAAAGTGTTGTTAGGGGGCTTGAGTTGAAACTCAAAGCTTCTGCTTATGAGAGGCTACAATTAGAGGAAGAAATTTCTTGCCTTAGAGTTCAACTGCAGAAAACGGCATTgcttgaaaatgaaattttggcTCTTAAGAAATCCATCAATGAGGTTCAATTTGAAAATCAGAGACTTGAAGTTTCACTGCATATGCTATCCGGGGATTATGAAGAGATGAAGGCTGAGAAGGTGCAACTTTTGCAGATGATTTCGGAAATGGAGATAGCTGTTTCTGAATTAGAGCACTGTAAACGTAATAAGATTTCCCTTGAGGAAAAGCTTTTACGGCTGGAAGGAGATTTAACTGCAAGAGAGGCAGTTGGTGCTCAAGAGGCTGAGCTGAAAAATGAGCTGGCATGGGCTAAGAGAGCAAACAATGAACTACGCAATAAGATAAGACACCTTCAAGAAGAGAACCGGATGGAAGCAATAGAGGATTCACAAAAGTCCTGTGGCACTAGACGACATATTTGTCCAGAATCGAGTGCCATTAGTAGTTCCTCTTCTGGTGAATTGAAGCTCTCAAAG GTTGATGTCAAATGTGATTGTGCCCCCGGAAGGTTGCAAGTTATAGACACTGAATCTTCATCAAAAATACAGCTGCTCGAAACTAAACTAGCAGAGGCCTCAGAAGCAAACAACATGTACAAAGCGCAGCTAAAGAG TTTTTTGTTGAAGGGATGCATAGATCATTCAGGTTCTCTCAACAATGAGACAGATAAAAACGAAGTAGTAAAAGAGTCGGAGGGCAGTGCATCAATGCTTGCGAAAGAGTTAACTGATTTGCGGGAACGATACTTCCACATGAGTATTAAATGTGCAGAGGTTGAAACGGAACGTGAACAGCTAATGTTGAAACTCAGAAGTGTAAGTAATGGTAACAGCTGA